A genomic stretch from Edaphobacter aggregans includes:
- a CDS encoding NAD(P)-dependent oxidoreductase: protein MSKRIAILGLGTMGTGMAANLLKAEFPLTVYNRTEAKAEALMARGARFASTPAEAAKGASFIISMLADDAASREVWTGTNGAFDAVEEGVILIESSTVSPAWVAEFATLATQRGAELLDAPVTGSRMQAEAGQLSFLVGGRDAVLEAAMPVLKVMSKEVVHLGPVGSGAKMKLINNFLCGVQVASLAEGLAWIERSGLDEEKALSILKAGAPGSPLLGAISARMVSHNYTVNFLLKLMAKDLLYAQAEAARCDVELKTAEVARSLFEAAIAKGFGDEDMASVVEPLRNSGDTTE, encoded by the coding sequence GTGAGCAAACGCATAGCGATACTTGGGTTGGGCACGATGGGTACTGGCATGGCGGCGAATTTGCTCAAAGCTGAATTTCCACTGACAGTATATAACCGGACCGAGGCGAAGGCAGAGGCGCTGATGGCCAGAGGTGCACGGTTCGCGTCTACCCCGGCCGAAGCTGCAAAAGGGGCGTCGTTCATTATCAGTATGCTCGCGGATGATGCGGCATCGCGCGAAGTGTGGACGGGTACGAATGGTGCGTTTGATGCGGTGGAAGAGGGAGTGATCCTGATCGAATCAAGCACGGTAAGCCCAGCATGGGTTGCAGAGTTTGCAACGCTGGCCACGCAACGTGGAGCAGAGTTGCTGGATGCTCCGGTGACCGGAAGTCGCATGCAGGCTGAAGCTGGTCAACTCTCTTTCTTAGTGGGTGGCAGGGATGCGGTACTGGAGGCAGCTATGCCTGTGCTGAAGGTGATGAGTAAAGAGGTCGTTCATCTGGGCCCGGTCGGAAGTGGAGCAAAGATGAAGTTGATCAATAATTTTTTGTGTGGAGTTCAGGTCGCGTCGCTTGCAGAGGGTCTCGCATGGATTGAGCGAAGCGGACTCGATGAAGAAAAGGCGCTCTCTATATTGAAAGCGGGTGCGCCGGGGAGTCCCTTGCTTGGAGCTATTTCGGCGAGAATGGTCAGCCACAACTACACCGTAAATTTTCTTCTTAAGCTGATGGCAAAGGATTTGTTATATGCCCAAGCGGAGGCCGCACGTTGCGATGTGGAGTTGAAGACGGCGGAGGTGGCACGAAGCCTCTTTGAAGCTGCCATCGCGAAAGGCTTCGGTGATGAGGACATGGCCTCGGTAGTCGAACCGCTTCGCAACAGTGGGGATACGACTGAATAA
- a CDS encoding GH39 family glycosyl hydrolase: MRKFALTLICAAAMQAAAQAPISNPVSIQVDLAKPQGPYKPIYSWFGYDESNYTTMRYGKQLLTELHDLSPVPVYIRAHHLLTSGNGVAELKWSSSNVFTLDANGKPVYDFTITDQTFDEFQKAGVRPMVELGFMPKDLAATVPGVDAYQVHYPNSTISGASNNPPKDYAMWSELVQKYTEHLVERYGKEQVRTWYFEVWNEPDIPYWHATPEEYNKLYDYSVAGVRAALPDAIVGGPASTGPASDKAEAFLDNFLKHCLNDKSAANGKAIPLDFISFHPKGRPTVVDGHVRMGLANELKAAGNGFRVVAKYPKYIHLPIILSEADPEGCAACSMKVNPSNAYRNGPLYPTYTAAAIKALFELQDRYKVNLISMLSWSFEFEDKEYFEGFRTLATNGVDKPVLNVFRMAGLMSGERVNTSSTGQVSLDDILNTGVKQTPDIDAFATKGDHEAAVMLWNYHDDDVPAEGAPLQVTIGSIPTGVKKVLLEHYRIDNTHSNSYTVWKAMGSPQAPTAEQYARLKEAGHLELLRSPEWLDVKDGKVTIATELPRQATSLMRLKW, from the coding sequence ATGCGCAAGTTCGCCCTGACCTTGATCTGTGCAGCCGCGATGCAGGCGGCCGCACAGGCTCCGATATCTAATCCTGTATCAATTCAAGTTGACCTTGCAAAGCCGCAGGGGCCCTACAAGCCGATCTACAGTTGGTTTGGATATGACGAGTCCAACTATACGACGATGAGGTACGGCAAACAGCTGCTGACTGAGCTGCATGATCTGAGCCCAGTACCGGTCTACATCCGTGCGCACCATCTGCTGACCTCAGGGAACGGGGTTGCGGAATTGAAATGGAGCTCGTCAAACGTATTCACGCTGGATGCGAATGGGAAGCCTGTGTACGACTTCACTATCACCGATCAGACTTTTGACGAGTTCCAGAAGGCGGGAGTGCGGCCGATGGTCGAATTGGGATTCATGCCCAAGGACTTGGCTGCGACGGTGCCGGGAGTGGATGCCTACCAGGTCCACTATCCGAACAGCACGATCTCCGGAGCGTCGAACAATCCTCCAAAAGATTATGCGATGTGGAGCGAATTGGTGCAGAAGTACACGGAACATCTCGTGGAGCGTTATGGCAAGGAACAGGTACGCACATGGTATTTCGAGGTATGGAACGAGCCAGACATTCCGTACTGGCACGCCACCCCCGAGGAGTACAACAAGCTCTACGATTATTCCGTGGCTGGAGTTCGGGCTGCACTGCCTGACGCGATCGTAGGTGGTCCGGCGAGTACAGGACCCGCATCAGATAAAGCCGAAGCCTTTCTCGATAATTTTCTGAAGCATTGCCTGAATGACAAGAGTGCGGCGAATGGAAAGGCGATCCCACTGGATTTCATTTCGTTCCACCCCAAGGGGCGGCCGACGGTAGTGGATGGGCATGTGCGGATGGGGCTTGCAAATGAGTTGAAGGCGGCAGGAAACGGGTTTCGCGTTGTGGCGAAGTACCCGAAGTACATCCATCTCCCGATTATTCTGAGTGAGGCTGACCCGGAAGGATGCGCGGCGTGTTCGATGAAGGTGAACCCCTCGAATGCATACCGGAACGGTCCGCTGTATCCGACTTACACAGCAGCTGCTATCAAGGCTCTCTTTGAATTGCAGGACCGCTATAAGGTGAATCTCATCTCCATGCTTTCGTGGTCGTTCGAGTTTGAGGATAAGGAGTACTTTGAAGGCTTCCGCACGTTGGCGACGAACGGAGTCGACAAGCCGGTACTGAATGTTTTCCGGATGGCGGGTTTGATGTCCGGAGAACGAGTGAATACAAGCAGCACAGGGCAGGTTTCGCTTGACGACATCCTGAATACAGGAGTGAAGCAGACACCGGACATCGATGCCTTTGCCACGAAAGGAGACCATGAGGCGGCCGTGATGCTGTGGAACTACCATGATGACGACGTTCCGGCGGAGGGTGCACCACTGCAAGTGACGATCGGGAGCATTCCTACGGGAGTGAAGAAGGTACTGCTGGAGCACTATCGGATAGATAACACGCACAGCAATTCGTACACGGTGTGGAAGGCGATGGGATCCCCTCAGGCGCCCACGGCTGAACAATATGCGCGATTGAAAGAGGCGGGCCATCTGGAGCTTCTACGTTCGCCGGAGTGGTTGGATGTGAAAGACGGCAAAGTAACGATTGCTACAGAACTGCCGAGACAGGCTACATCGCTGATGCGTTTGAAATGGTGA
- a CDS encoding L-rhamnonate dehydratase → MRITEVRTRVVQWEGETTPLPSHFCTNPMDLVMFREASMGTFTFHGWVLVEIFTDAGLVGLGNAALSPLVTKSCIDTYLKPLLLGADPWNIEYLWQQMYRRTMAFGRKGVAMTAISAVDIALWDLLGKSARQPVYRLLGGRTKKRIPVYASRLYSMPLDELRVEAQRYKDEGYTAMKLRFGWGPVDGAEGMQRNVELVRTVREVVGDGVDVMADAYMGWTLDYAKRMLPLLEPFHLRWLEEPVIPDDTRGYKELKAYGRIPIAGGEHEFTVFGFRDLLEANALDYIQFDTNRVGGISQARKISALAEAYQIPVVPHAGQMHNYHVVMASLNSPMAEFFPKVDVEVGNELFWYIFDGEPVPADGYIDLDESTPGLGLTVNEESLKRFKIIE, encoded by the coding sequence ATGAGGATCACAGAAGTGCGCACGCGCGTCGTACAGTGGGAAGGCGAAACGACACCATTGCCGTCTCATTTCTGCACCAATCCGATGGATCTGGTCATGTTCCGCGAAGCGTCCATGGGAACCTTTACCTTCCATGGCTGGGTGCTGGTAGAGATATTTACGGATGCAGGCCTGGTCGGCCTAGGTAATGCGGCGTTGTCACCGCTGGTGACCAAGTCATGCATTGACACGTACCTGAAGCCGTTGCTGCTTGGCGCAGACCCGTGGAACATCGAGTATCTGTGGCAGCAGATGTATCGCCGGACAATGGCGTTCGGACGCAAGGGTGTTGCTATGACTGCGATCAGCGCGGTCGATATCGCGTTGTGGGACCTGCTAGGTAAATCTGCTCGACAGCCCGTCTACCGACTATTGGGCGGCCGAACGAAGAAGCGCATTCCTGTATATGCAAGCCGCCTCTACAGCATGCCGCTCGATGAATTGAGGGTCGAAGCGCAGCGCTACAAGGATGAAGGATACACGGCGATGAAGCTGCGTTTCGGGTGGGGACCAGTCGACGGCGCAGAGGGTATGCAGCGTAATGTCGAGTTGGTGCGCACGGTCCGCGAGGTGGTTGGAGATGGCGTCGATGTGATGGCCGATGCCTACATGGGCTGGACGCTTGACTACGCGAAGCGCATGCTTCCGCTGCTCGAACCTTTTCATCTGCGGTGGCTGGAAGAACCCGTGATTCCCGACGACACGCGCGGATATAAGGAGTTGAAGGCATATGGGCGGATACCTATTGCGGGCGGAGAACATGAGTTCACCGTCTTCGGCTTTCGCGACTTGCTGGAGGCTAATGCGCTCGACTATATCCAGTTCGATACAAATCGCGTGGGCGGCATCAGCCAAGCTCGTAAGATATCTGCGCTGGCAGAGGCCTATCAGATCCCTGTGGTGCCGCATGCTGGGCAGATGCATAACTACCATGTCGTGATGGCAAGCCTCAATTCGCCGATGGCGGAGTTCTTTCCCAAGGTCGACGTTGAAGTGGGCAATGAACTGTTCTGGTATATCTTCGACGGCGAACCAGTTCCGGCAGATGGATATATCGACCTGGACGAGAGCACGCCTGGGCTAGGGCTTACTGTGAACGAAGAGTCGCTGAAGCGCTTCAAGATAATCGAGTAA
- a CDS encoding MFS transporter, translated as MLSEAKRTIQPKLIEVQWYFVAMVTAAIAISYFDRQTLPVAISAIQRTIPLNDQQFSWLQFSFLIPYALLYAAGGRMLDVLGTRRGLLLIMLWWSIACALHGLAMNFAFLMLARCLLGMGEGGAFPAAARVVAEWIPLHQRSTAMGIINAGTAIGSVLAPPLIGIVLLTSGWRMVFFAAGAVGIAWVIWWSVSYRGSNTASIDTLDARLVAQQLSFLDIVSMRKVQVLVFAKFMSDSAWYFYLFWLPKYLYDVRGFDVKHVSYYAWIPYAASGVGSFLGGWLSSNLLSRGRSLDFSRKFVLGLSALFMPVVMLVPHVPVGWALMFFSIAFFCQQSWSGLIMTLPADIFPLSAVGSVSGLVGFGGAIGGAIFGVVAGFLLSRGFGYGMLFFIVGTFHLIGFLAILLLGGRLQPLRTSDLLQIESQL; from the coding sequence GTGTTGAGTGAGGCCAAGCGGACAATACAGCCTAAGCTGATCGAAGTGCAGTGGTACTTTGTCGCGATGGTAACGGCGGCGATTGCCATCAGCTACTTTGACCGGCAAACCCTGCCTGTCGCTATCTCTGCGATCCAGCGAACGATCCCGCTGAACGATCAGCAATTCTCCTGGCTGCAGTTTTCCTTTCTAATCCCGTACGCATTGCTGTATGCGGCGGGAGGTCGAATGCTGGATGTTCTGGGGACTCGCCGGGGGCTTCTGCTGATCATGCTGTGGTGGTCGATAGCGTGCGCGCTGCATGGATTGGCGATGAACTTCGCATTTCTTATGCTGGCTCGTTGCTTGCTGGGAATGGGTGAGGGTGGGGCCTTCCCTGCTGCGGCGAGAGTAGTGGCAGAGTGGATTCCATTGCATCAAAGGTCGACGGCGATGGGAATCATCAATGCGGGGACGGCGATTGGTTCGGTACTGGCTCCGCCGCTAATCGGCATCGTACTGCTGACAAGCGGATGGAGGATGGTGTTCTTCGCGGCGGGAGCAGTCGGGATCGCTTGGGTGATCTGGTGGTCGGTGAGCTACCGTGGAAGCAACACCGCTTCTATCGACACACTGGATGCACGATTAGTCGCGCAGCAACTGTCCTTTCTGGATATTGTGAGCATGCGCAAGGTGCAGGTGCTGGTCTTCGCAAAGTTTATGAGCGATTCGGCGTGGTACTTCTACCTGTTCTGGCTACCGAAGTACCTCTACGATGTACGCGGCTTTGACGTAAAGCATGTGAGCTACTATGCGTGGATTCCATATGCGGCTTCTGGGGTAGGAAGTTTCCTGGGAGGGTGGTTGTCCAGCAACCTGCTGAGCCGGGGGAGATCGCTGGATTTCTCACGCAAGTTTGTTCTGGGTCTCAGTGCTCTGTTTATGCCAGTGGTTATGTTGGTGCCGCACGTACCGGTGGGCTGGGCACTGATGTTCTTTAGCATCGCATTTTTCTGTCAACAATCATGGTCGGGGTTGATTATGACTTTGCCTGCTGACATTTTCCCCCTGTCTGCGGTGGGATCGGTCTCGGGGTTGGTGGGGTTTGGCGGCGCCATTGGGGGGGCGATCTTTGGTGTTGTCGCCGGATTCCTGCTCAGTCGCGGATTCGGATATGGAATGCTGTTTTTTATCGTTGGAACCTTTCACCTTATTGGGTTTCTAGCCATTCTGCTTCTGGGTGGCAGACTTCAACCGCTTAGGACTTCAGATCTCCTACAAATAGAGAGTCAATTATGA
- the araD1 gene encoding AraD1 family protein yields the protein MIHLVQITNGSSRRVAVVEEPHLRCLNEVETVYELVQRCLSRSDQFSAQALELAHGEVLDYDAIYTGASDWHLLAPIDVPGIPSRLTISGTGLTHLGSAKERQAMHIATAAKTAEDVTDSMRMFQWGVEGGHPTEGEIGVAPEWFYKGNGSILRSPFEPLTIPGYAEDGGEEGELAGVYVISADGTPYRIGMTAGNEFSDHRFEKRNYLNLAGSKLRTCSLGPELVVGAEFQSVGGEVSIERKEKTIWSKAVATGEDNMCHSLSNLEHHHFKFEGHRQPDDVHVHFFGAHSLSFGDGIALEDGDWMEVRYEGFGRALRNPVIVEVKSQNRPVTVRPLV from the coding sequence ATGATCCATCTTGTTCAGATTACTAACGGCTCTTCACGCCGGGTAGCAGTAGTCGAGGAGCCTCACCTCCGCTGCCTCAATGAAGTGGAGACAGTTTACGAGTTGGTGCAACGCTGTTTGAGTCGCAGTGACCAGTTTAGCGCGCAGGCCCTTGAACTGGCACACGGCGAGGTGCTGGACTACGACGCGATTTATACAGGGGCTTCAGACTGGCATCTGTTGGCGCCGATCGACGTGCCCGGAATTCCATCAAGGTTGACGATCTCGGGTACTGGCTTGACACACCTTGGAAGTGCGAAGGAGAGACAAGCCATGCATATTGCTACTGCCGCGAAGACAGCTGAAGATGTGACCGACAGTATGCGCATGTTTCAGTGGGGCGTAGAGGGAGGGCATCCAACGGAGGGTGAGATCGGAGTGGCGCCCGAGTGGTTCTACAAAGGCAACGGCTCCATATTGCGGTCGCCGTTCGAGCCTTTGACGATTCCCGGCTATGCGGAAGATGGCGGTGAAGAGGGAGAGCTAGCGGGAGTTTATGTAATCAGTGCCGACGGCACGCCCTATCGCATTGGGATGACCGCGGGCAACGAGTTCTCCGATCACAGATTTGAAAAGCGCAATTATCTGAACCTGGCTGGTTCGAAACTACGCACGTGCAGCCTCGGTCCCGAACTTGTGGTAGGGGCCGAATTTCAGTCGGTTGGCGGAGAGGTCAGCATCGAGAGGAAGGAAAAGACGATCTGGTCGAAGGCCGTAGCCACCGGCGAGGACAACATGTGTCACAGTCTCTCCAATCTGGAGCATCATCATTTCAAGTTTGAAGGGCACCGCCAACCGGACGACGTACATGTGCACTTCTTCGGGGCTCATTCGCTGAGTTTCGGTGATGGTATTGCGTTAGAGGATGGGGACTGGATGGAGGTGCGCTACGAAGGATTCGGGCGCGCACTGCGCAATCCGGTCATTGTCGAGGTAAAAAGTCAAAATCGACCCGTAACGGTTCGTCCGCTTGTCTGA